In the genome of Raphanus sativus cultivar WK10039 chromosome 4, ASM80110v3, whole genome shotgun sequence, one region contains:
- the LOC108855152 gene encoding fasciclin-like arabinogalactan protein 15, giving the protein MEGVSNLLFSLLLLTASSISTTALPDKTGSSQINSNSVLVALLDSHYTELAELVEKALLLQTLEEAVGQHNITIFAPRNEALERNIDPEFKSFLLQPKNLKSLQTLLMFHILPKRLTSTHLSASSVVSHRSLSNDHLQFTAGKVNSAVITRPDDVTRPDGVIHGIERLLIPRSVQEDFNRRRNLRSISAVLPEGAPEVDPRTHRLKKKPAPVPAGAPPVLPIHDAMSPGPSLAPAPAPGPGGPRHHFNGEAQVKDFIHTLLHYGGYNEMADILVNLTSLATEMGRLVSEGYVLTVLAPNDEAMAKLTTDQLSEPGAPEQIMYYHIIPEYQTEESMYNSVRRFGKIRYDSLRFPHKVEAQEADGSVKFGHGDGSAYLFDPDIYTDGRISVQGIDGVLFPEEETPVEKKSVGSVVKTTAKPRRGKLMEVACRMFGSQFHTCQ; this is encoded by the exons ATGGAAGGCGTCTCCAACCTCCTCTTCTCCCTCCTCCTTTTGACTGCCTCCTCCATTAGCACCACCGCATTACCCGATAAAACCGGGTCGAGTCAAATAAACTCCAACTCCGTCCTCGTAGCTCTTCTCGACTCTCACTACACCGAACTAGCAGAGCTCGTGGAGAAAGCTCTTCTCCTCCAAACATTAGAAGAAGCCGTTGGTCAACACAACATCACAATCTTCGCTCCTCGCAACGAAGCTTTAGAACGTAACATCGACCCTGAGTTCAAATCTTTCTTGTTACAACCCAAGAATCTCAAATCATTACAAACACTCTTGATGTTCCACATTCTCCCCAAAAGACTCACTTCTACTCATCTCTCCGCCTCGTCCGTCGTCAGCCACCGTTCTCTCTCCAACGATCACCTCCAGTTCACCGCCGGTAAAGTCAACTCCGCCGTAATCACCCGACCCGACGATGTAACCCGACCCGACGGAGTCATCCACGGGATCGAACGTCTTCTAATCCCTCGCTCCGTTCAAGAAGATTTCAACCGCCGTCGTAACCTCCGTTCCATCTCCGCCGTGTTACCGGAAGGAGCGCCGGAAGTAGACCCGAGAACCCACCGTCTCAAGAAAAAACCCGCACCAGTCCCCGCCGGAGCACCACCGGTTCTCCCGATTCACGACGCAATGTCACCAGGCCCGTCACTAGCTCCGGCTCCGGCGCCAGGACCGGGCGGGCCTCGCCACCATTTCAACGGAGAGGCTCAAGTCAAAGACTTTATCCACACTCTGCTCCATTACGGTGGATACAACGAGATGGCGGACATTCTCGTCAACCTCACTTCTTTAGCCACCGAGATGGGTCGGCTCGTGTCGGAAGGCTACGTGTTGACGGTCTTAGCTCCTAACGACGAAGCTATGGCTAAGTTGACTACAGACCAATTGAGCGAACCGGGAGCTCCAGAGCAAATAATGTATTACCATATCATACCGGAGTATCAAACCGAGGAGAGTATGTACAATTCTGTACGCCGGTTTGGGAAAATCCGGTATGATTCTCTCCGGTTTCCTCACAAGGTAGAGGCTCAGGAGGCAGACGGTTCGGTTAAATTCGGTCATGGTGACGGTTCTGCTTATTTGTTCGATCCTGATATCTATACAGATGGACGTATTTCGGTTCAGGGGATTGACGGAGTTTTATTCCCGGAGGAAGAAACTCCGGTTGAGAAGAAATCCGTCGGTTCGGTTGTCAAGACAACCGCTAAACCGAGAAGAG GGAAATTGATGGAGGTAGCATGCAGAATGTTCGGTTCACAATTTCACACATGTCAGTGA